Proteins from a single region of Platichthys flesus chromosome 16, fPlaFle2.1, whole genome shotgun sequence:
- the usp7 gene encoding ubiquitin carboxyl-terminal hydrolase 7 isoform X1, whose protein sequence is MNHHHTQQQQQKAGEQQLSEPEDMEMEAGDTDDPPRLPANPVINGNVAMPDGHNNTEDDMEDDTSWRSEATFRFVVERFSRLSESVLSPSCFVRNLPWKIMVMPRFYPDRPHQKSVGFFLQCNAESDSTFGQNTEMLDADITACPRSWSCHAQAMLKIINYKDDEKSFSRRISHLFFHKENDWGFSNFMSWSDVTDPERGFVDDDKVTFEVYVQADAPHGVAWDSKKHTGYVGLKNQGATCYMNSLLQTLFFTNQLRRAVYMMPTEGDDSSKSVPLALQRVFYELQHSDKPVGTKKLTKSFGWETLDSFMQHDVQELCRVLLDNVENKMKGTCVEGTIPKLFRGKMVSYIQCKHVDYRSERIEDYYDIQLSIKGKKNIFESFKDYVATEQLDGDNKYDAGEHGLQEAEKGVKFLTFPPILHLQLMRFMYDPQTDQNIKINDRFEFPDQLPLDEFLQKTDSKDPANYILHAVLVHSGDNHGGHYVVYLNPKGDGKVSVKEPIWCKFDDDVVSRCTKEEAIEHNYGGHDDDLSVRHCTNAYMLVYIRESKLSEVLSPMTDVDIPQQLVERLQEEKRVEAQKRKERQEAHLYMQVQMVTEDQFCGHQGNDMYDEEKVKYTVFKVLKSSTLQEFVQNLSQTMGFPQDQMRLWPMQARSNGTKRPAMLDYEADCNKSMIDLSDNENPWTIFLETVDPEMAASGATLPKFDKDHDVMLFLKMYDPKTRSLNYCGHIYTPISCKIRDLLPVMCERAGFQQETSLILYEEVKPNLTERIQDYDVSLDKALDELMDGDIIVFQKDDPENDSSELPTAKDYFRDLYHRVDVIFCDKTIHNDPGFVVTLSNRMNYFQVAKTVAQRLNTDPMLLQFFKSQGDGPGNPLRHNYEGTLRDLLQFFKPRQPKKLYYQQLKMKITDFENRRSFKSIWLNTAFREEEITLYPDKHGCVRDLLEECKKAVELSEKGSDKLRLLEIVSYKIIGVHQEDELLECLSPAASRTFRIEELPMDQVDLDKDSEMLIPVAHFHKEVFGTFGIPFLLKIRQGESFRDVMRRIQTMLDIQEKEFEKFKFAIVMMGRHQYITEDEYEVNLKDFEQPGNMSQPRPWLGLDHFNKAPKRGRYTYLEKAIKIHN, encoded by the exons ATGAACCATCAccacacgcagcagcagcagcagaaagccggcgagcagcagctcagtgagccGGAGGACATGGAGATGGAAG CTGGGGACACAGACGATCCTCCAAGACTGCCAGCCAACCCTGTGATCAATGGTAACGTGGCCATGCCAGacggacacaacaacacagaggacGACATGGAAGACG ACACTAGCTGGCGGTCAGAGGCGACTTTCCGCTTTGTGGTCGAACGTTTCAGCCGCCTGAGCGAGTCGGTGCTCAGCCCGTCCTGCTTTGTCCGGAACCTTCCATGGAAGATAATGGTGATGCCGCGCTTCTATCCAGACCGGCCACACCAGAAGAGCGTGGGCTTCTTCCTACAGTGTAACGCAGAGTCCGACTCAAC TTTTGGCCAAAACACTGAAATGTTAGATGCAGACATCACCGCATGTCCCAG GTCGTGGTCTTGCCATGCGCAGGCCATGTTGAAGATCATCAACTACAAAGACGATGAGAAGTCTTTCAGCCGCAGGATCAGTCACCTGTTCTTCCACAAAGAGAATGACTGGGGCTTCTCCAACTTCATGTCCTGGAGT GATGTGACCGATCCAGAGAGGGGCTTCGTCGATGACGACAAAGTCACCTTTGAAGTTTACGTCCAGGCAGATGCACCACACGGAGTGGC CTGGGACTCTAAGAAACACACAGGCTATGTTGGACTGAAGAACCAGGGAGCGACTTGCTACATGAACAGCCTGCTACAGACACTCTTCTTCACCAACCAACTACGACGG GCGGTGTACATGATGCCCACAGAGGGAGACGACTCGTCCAAGAGTGTCCCCCTTGCATTGCAGAGGGTTTTCTACGAGCTGCAACACAGCGACAAACCCGTCGGCACCAAGAAACTCACCAAGTCTTTTGG ATGGGAAACACTAGATAGCTTCATGCAACATGATGTGCAGGAGCTGTGCAGAGTG CTCCTGGACAATGTGGAGAATAAAATGAAAGGAACTTGTGTTGAGGGAACCATCCCCAAGCTCTTCAGAGGAAAGATGGTG TCATATATCCAGTGTAAACATGTGGACTACCGGTCAGAGCGGATAGAGGACTACTATGACATCCAACTAAGCATTAAAGGAAAGAAGAACA TCTTTGAGTCGTTCAAAGATTATGTTGCGACCGAACAGTTAGACGGAGACAACAAATACGACGCAGGAGAGCATGGCCTGCAG GAAGCAGAAAAAGGAGTGAAGTTCCTCACTTTCCCTCCGATCCTTCATCTGCAGCTGATGAGGTTCATGTATGACCCACAGACCGACCAGAACATCAAGATCAATGACAG GTTTGAGTTTCCAGATCAGTTACCTCTGGATGAGTTCCTTCAGAAGACGGACTCTAAGGACCCGGCCAACTACATCCTGCATGCAGTGCTGGTCCACAGCGGGGACAACCATGGTGGGCACTACGTCGTCTATCTTAATCCCAAAGGAGACGGCAAAGTGAGCGTCAAGGAACCAATC tgGTGCAAGTTTGACGATGACGTGGTGTCACGATGCACCAAGGAGGAAGCCATAGAACACAACTATGGCGGACACGATGATGACCTCTCAGTGCGCCACTGCACCAACGCCTACATGTTGGTCTACATCCGAGAGTCAAAGCTCA GTGAGGTGCTCTCGCCGATGACTGACGTGGACATCCCCCAGCAGCTGGTGGAgcgtctgcaggaggagaaaagggtcGAGGCCCAGAAGAGGAAGGAGCGTCAGGAGGCCCACCTCTACATGCAGGTCCAG ATGGTGACAGAAGACCAGTTCTGTGGTCATCAGGGCAACGACATGTACGACGAGGAGAAAGTCAAGTACACCGTCTTCAAGGTCCTGAAGAGCTCCACGCTGCAGGAGTTTGTCCAGAACCTCTCCCAGACAATG GGTTTCCCACAGGACCAGATGAGGCTGTGGCCCATGCAGGCCCGGAGCAATGGAACCAAGCGACCTGCCATGCTCGACTACGAGGCCGACTGCAACAAGTCG ATGATCGACTTAAGCGACAACGAGAACCCCTGGACAATATTTCTAGAGACGGTGGATCCGGAGATGGCCGCCAGCGGGGCCACGTTACCCAAGTTTGATAAAGACC atgatgTCATGTTATTCTTGAAGATGTATGACCCCAAAACCAGAAGCTTAAATTATTGTGGACATATCTACACACCTATATCCTGCAAAATAA GAGACCTACTGCCAGTcatgtgtgagagagcaggTTTTCAGCAGGAAACAAGCCTTATCCTCTATGAG gaAGTAAAGCCCAATCTAACGGAGCGGATACAGGACTATGATGTCTCTCTTGACAAAGCCCTGGACGAGCTCATGGATGGGGACATCATTGTCTTCCAGAA GGACGACCCAGAGAACGACAGCAGCGAGCTGCCTACAGCCAAGGACTATTTCCGGGATCTGTACCACCGGGTGGACGTCATTTTCTGCGACAAGACCATCCACAACGACCCAGGCTTCGTGGTCACACTGTCCAACCGCATGAACTACTTTCAG gtgGCCAAGACGGTAGCGCAGAGGTTGAACACAGATCCAAtgctgctgcagttcttcaAGTCACAGGG GGACGGTCCAGGGAATCCTCTCAGACACAACTATGAGGGAACGCTGCGGGACCTGCTGCAATTCTTCAAGCCTAGACAGCCCAAGAAACTCTACTACCAGCAG TTGAAGATGAAGATCACAGACTTTGAGAACAGGAGGAGTTTTAAATCCATATGGCTCAACACCGCGTTCAGAGAGGAG gagATCACCCTCTACCCTGACAAACATGGCTGCGTGCGGGACCTTTTGGAAGAATGTAAAAAAGCAGTGGAGCTCTCCGAAAAGGGCTCCGACAAGCTCAG GCTGTTAGAGATAGTAAGCTATAAAATCATCGGGGTTCACCAGGAGGACGAGCTGCTAGAATGTTTATCTCCGGCTGCCAGCCGCACCTTCAGAATAGag GAGCTTCCTATGGACCAGGTGGACTTGGACAAGGACAGTGAAATGTTAATCCCGGTCGCTCACTTCCACAAAGAGGTCTTTGGGACCTTTGGGATTCCCTTCTTGCTCAAGATCAGACAG GGCGAGTCTTTTCGGGACGTGATGAGGAGGATCCAGACCATGCTTGACATCCAGGAGAAAGAATTTGAGAAG tTCAAGTTTGCGATTGTGATGATGGGCCGGCATCAGTACATCACTGAAGACGAGTACGAGGTCAACCTGAAGGACTTTGAACAGCCAG
- the usp7 gene encoding ubiquitin carboxyl-terminal hydrolase 7 isoform X3, whose translation MPDGHNNTEDDMEDDTSWRSEATFRFVVERFSRLSESVLSPSCFVRNLPWKIMVMPRFYPDRPHQKSVGFFLQCNAESDSTFGQNTEMLDADITACPRSWSCHAQAMLKIINYKDDEKSFSRRISHLFFHKENDWGFSNFMSWSDVTDPERGFVDDDKVTFEVYVQADAPHGVAWDSKKHTGYVGLKNQGATCYMNSLLQTLFFTNQLRRAVYMMPTEGDDSSKSVPLALQRVFYELQHSDKPVGTKKLTKSFGWETLDSFMQHDVQELCRVLLDNVENKMKGTCVEGTIPKLFRGKMVSYIQCKHVDYRSERIEDYYDIQLSIKGKKNIFESFKDYVATEQLDGDNKYDAGEHGLQEAEKGVKFLTFPPILHLQLMRFMYDPQTDQNIKINDRFEFPDQLPLDEFLQKTDSKDPANYILHAVLVHSGDNHGGHYVVYLNPKGDGKVSVKEPIWCKFDDDVVSRCTKEEAIEHNYGGHDDDLSVRHCTNAYMLVYIRESKLSEVLSPMTDVDIPQQLVERLQEEKRVEAQKRKERQEAHLYMQVQMVTEDQFCGHQGNDMYDEEKVKYTVFKVLKSSTLQEFVQNLSQTMGFPQDQMRLWPMQARSNGTKRPAMLDYEADCNKSMIDLSDNENPWTIFLETVDPEMAASGATLPKFDKDHDVMLFLKMYDPKTRSLNYCGHIYTPISCKIRDLLPVMCERAGFQQETSLILYEEVKPNLTERIQDYDVSLDKALDELMDGDIIVFQKDDPENDSSELPTAKDYFRDLYHRVDVIFCDKTIHNDPGFVVTLSNRMNYFQVAKTVAQRLNTDPMLLQFFKSQGYRDGPGNPLRHNYEGTLRDLLQFFKPRQPKKLYYQQLKMKITDFENRRSFKSIWLNTAFREEEITLYPDKHGCVRDLLEECKKAVELSEKGSDKLRLLEIVSYKIIGVHQEDELLECLSPAASRTFRIEELPMDQVDLDKDSEMLIPVAHFHKEVFGTFGIPFLLKIRQGESFRDVMRRIQTMLDIQEKEFEKFKFAIVMMGRHQYITEDEYEVNLKDFEQPGNMSQPRPWLGLDHFNKAPKRGRYTYLEKAIKIHN comes from the exons ATGCCAGacggacacaacaacacagaggacGACATGGAAGACG ACACTAGCTGGCGGTCAGAGGCGACTTTCCGCTTTGTGGTCGAACGTTTCAGCCGCCTGAGCGAGTCGGTGCTCAGCCCGTCCTGCTTTGTCCGGAACCTTCCATGGAAGATAATGGTGATGCCGCGCTTCTATCCAGACCGGCCACACCAGAAGAGCGTGGGCTTCTTCCTACAGTGTAACGCAGAGTCCGACTCAAC TTTTGGCCAAAACACTGAAATGTTAGATGCAGACATCACCGCATGTCCCAG GTCGTGGTCTTGCCATGCGCAGGCCATGTTGAAGATCATCAACTACAAAGACGATGAGAAGTCTTTCAGCCGCAGGATCAGTCACCTGTTCTTCCACAAAGAGAATGACTGGGGCTTCTCCAACTTCATGTCCTGGAGT GATGTGACCGATCCAGAGAGGGGCTTCGTCGATGACGACAAAGTCACCTTTGAAGTTTACGTCCAGGCAGATGCACCACACGGAGTGGC CTGGGACTCTAAGAAACACACAGGCTATGTTGGACTGAAGAACCAGGGAGCGACTTGCTACATGAACAGCCTGCTACAGACACTCTTCTTCACCAACCAACTACGACGG GCGGTGTACATGATGCCCACAGAGGGAGACGACTCGTCCAAGAGTGTCCCCCTTGCATTGCAGAGGGTTTTCTACGAGCTGCAACACAGCGACAAACCCGTCGGCACCAAGAAACTCACCAAGTCTTTTGG ATGGGAAACACTAGATAGCTTCATGCAACATGATGTGCAGGAGCTGTGCAGAGTG CTCCTGGACAATGTGGAGAATAAAATGAAAGGAACTTGTGTTGAGGGAACCATCCCCAAGCTCTTCAGAGGAAAGATGGTG TCATATATCCAGTGTAAACATGTGGACTACCGGTCAGAGCGGATAGAGGACTACTATGACATCCAACTAAGCATTAAAGGAAAGAAGAACA TCTTTGAGTCGTTCAAAGATTATGTTGCGACCGAACAGTTAGACGGAGACAACAAATACGACGCAGGAGAGCATGGCCTGCAG GAAGCAGAAAAAGGAGTGAAGTTCCTCACTTTCCCTCCGATCCTTCATCTGCAGCTGATGAGGTTCATGTATGACCCACAGACCGACCAGAACATCAAGATCAATGACAG GTTTGAGTTTCCAGATCAGTTACCTCTGGATGAGTTCCTTCAGAAGACGGACTCTAAGGACCCGGCCAACTACATCCTGCATGCAGTGCTGGTCCACAGCGGGGACAACCATGGTGGGCACTACGTCGTCTATCTTAATCCCAAAGGAGACGGCAAAGTGAGCGTCAAGGAACCAATC tgGTGCAAGTTTGACGATGACGTGGTGTCACGATGCACCAAGGAGGAAGCCATAGAACACAACTATGGCGGACACGATGATGACCTCTCAGTGCGCCACTGCACCAACGCCTACATGTTGGTCTACATCCGAGAGTCAAAGCTCA GTGAGGTGCTCTCGCCGATGACTGACGTGGACATCCCCCAGCAGCTGGTGGAgcgtctgcaggaggagaaaagggtcGAGGCCCAGAAGAGGAAGGAGCGTCAGGAGGCCCACCTCTACATGCAGGTCCAG ATGGTGACAGAAGACCAGTTCTGTGGTCATCAGGGCAACGACATGTACGACGAGGAGAAAGTCAAGTACACCGTCTTCAAGGTCCTGAAGAGCTCCACGCTGCAGGAGTTTGTCCAGAACCTCTCCCAGACAATG GGTTTCCCACAGGACCAGATGAGGCTGTGGCCCATGCAGGCCCGGAGCAATGGAACCAAGCGACCTGCCATGCTCGACTACGAGGCCGACTGCAACAAGTCG ATGATCGACTTAAGCGACAACGAGAACCCCTGGACAATATTTCTAGAGACGGTGGATCCGGAGATGGCCGCCAGCGGGGCCACGTTACCCAAGTTTGATAAAGACC atgatgTCATGTTATTCTTGAAGATGTATGACCCCAAAACCAGAAGCTTAAATTATTGTGGACATATCTACACACCTATATCCTGCAAAATAA GAGACCTACTGCCAGTcatgtgtgagagagcaggTTTTCAGCAGGAAACAAGCCTTATCCTCTATGAG gaAGTAAAGCCCAATCTAACGGAGCGGATACAGGACTATGATGTCTCTCTTGACAAAGCCCTGGACGAGCTCATGGATGGGGACATCATTGTCTTCCAGAA GGACGACCCAGAGAACGACAGCAGCGAGCTGCCTACAGCCAAGGACTATTTCCGGGATCTGTACCACCGGGTGGACGTCATTTTCTGCGACAAGACCATCCACAACGACCCAGGCTTCGTGGTCACACTGTCCAACCGCATGAACTACTTTCAG gtgGCCAAGACGGTAGCGCAGAGGTTGAACACAGATCCAAtgctgctgcagttcttcaAGTCACAGGG GTACAGGGACGGTCCAGGGAATCCTCTCAGACACAACTATGAGGGAACGCTGCGGGACCTGCTGCAATTCTTCAAGCCTAGACAGCCCAAGAAACTCTACTACCAGCAG TTGAAGATGAAGATCACAGACTTTGAGAACAGGAGGAGTTTTAAATCCATATGGCTCAACACCGCGTTCAGAGAGGAG gagATCACCCTCTACCCTGACAAACATGGCTGCGTGCGGGACCTTTTGGAAGAATGTAAAAAAGCAGTGGAGCTCTCCGAAAAGGGCTCCGACAAGCTCAG GCTGTTAGAGATAGTAAGCTATAAAATCATCGGGGTTCACCAGGAGGACGAGCTGCTAGAATGTTTATCTCCGGCTGCCAGCCGCACCTTCAGAATAGag GAGCTTCCTATGGACCAGGTGGACTTGGACAAGGACAGTGAAATGTTAATCCCGGTCGCTCACTTCCACAAAGAGGTCTTTGGGACCTTTGGGATTCCCTTCTTGCTCAAGATCAGACAG GGCGAGTCTTTTCGGGACGTGATGAGGAGGATCCAGACCATGCTTGACATCCAGGAGAAAGAATTTGAGAAG tTCAAGTTTGCGATTGTGATGATGGGCCGGCATCAGTACATCACTGAAGACGAGTACGAGGTCAACCTGAAGGACTTTGAACAGCCAG